CACGTGAAGCTTGGCAGCCTTGTGGTGCAGGGTCAGAGCTCGCTCGACGTCTTCTGCGTTACTTCTCCATCTCTTATCTTGTAGCCACCTACGGCAAGTCAAAatcattgtcaaaaaaaaatgaaatacctTCTACATTGAaggccgtttctgaaagaaccacgggaaagtaCTGTCTATAATCTTtgtgatttaaacggcttgagttaatgcatcactgtttTGGCACCGCTTTcgaagtgatcagaaggtagcacatacgatgttatttttcgctttttagtttatttttgtgattttgaaatcggttgaatttttttgttaaaaatattttatttttctgttctaAGCGTGttctagcatagtgaacgaaagcgcgcGATTTCTTTGTGTGTTGTAACGCTAATGCAGTCAcatctaaagtgtttttcagatagtcTAAACACAAGGACACAAGCTAcgtactgtgaaccgtcgaggagttctcttaactgtccttcgtcttcttCACCAGACCCTTATAAATGCAGTTACAACccatctatgtggaaagtttacatcaatacAAATGAATCAAGCTCAAACAAAAGCTAACTGCTATAAATCGTTGACGAggtccatcgtctgtgtttcggctctaTCATCAagccaactccagaccttcatgaATTGAAAGAAAATACAAGAggaattcatttaaattaatccTTTTTGGCACCTtaaaacttcgtcatttctcacgggaatttatttttataacttgaaTATACGTTCCCctgttttatttatgacatttttCACTCACTCACCATCTCTCATTAAATCTCATCGTCTTGATAATTTCTTTCACCCTATTCACAAGGCGAAATATTCTCTTGTACAGGAACGCGATTCGGTACGAGCTGTCGTAAGGGTTGTAGTACGGATCATTCTCCACCTGGAAAACATTGGGACCactgctattctgtaacgatgtcttGTACATCTCGCGTTCGAATTTACCTCtatatctctctgtctaacacgatattaCAGAAAGAGAGGTGAATTCGACGTATGCAcgagttatataaaacatagttacagaatagacCTCCCGTATCGGCTTATCTATACGTAAGGGCTTTTTACATTTAACCGTACGGGTCTGAAACGTTACTGTTATCGACGCAATGCAACGACTTGTGGTACGGAccgcttcagtgtgctcgtggcgttcgagccgtccacatatcttgttgtgtaattctttatgggttacttgggataggcggggagagtgacttgagtggaaaaggggagtgttttttaacagttaaaggcgcctttaaccctacacacatcgttcacaagtacgtgactctcaaggtcattctctgccattctaggatcttattttggttacagtttgatttgttaattaagttgtcctgacaagtgttgtgaatcataacctttgttcgacattagttttcttaattttgtaatcacctttgagtccactaaaattacatatacattaacattacatatacattaagccctcattcgcacgagagtttttttaacggacgttataaaagcgttcaaatagaacaaatgcattccccaGTTTAAGTTCAAACGCTGTCGTgtacatatacttgggaatacttttgacgtccgttaaaaaaatgtcgtacgaatgagggcttactcattaacatctgacagttgttttttttctttacgagttagcatTTGACtgccatctcacctgatggtaagtgatgacgctaagatggaagcgagcgtAGCTCTCATATCTTGTGAGTGTAATCAACGAATCTTGTCAGGTTATACCTAATTACCTAGTGCAGAAATAGTGTCAGGTTATAGTGCAGTGCGCCTTAGCCTtagtggtttattttttttaaaccacccATGACTAGGAGCTATTTAAGTTTAGGTAAGGTTAGGTTATAACCTGTCATTTCACTAAGCCAGTTCAGGATTTGTTCAATGCACTAGATTTGCTTAGGGAAAAGATATAATCTTGTTGTTATTTGATCAAATCCCTTAGGGAATTGACCAAATCCTGCTTTTATGATATCCCTGCAACATatatatgctgataatg
The DNA window shown above is from Bicyclus anynana chromosome 15, ilBicAnyn1.1, whole genome shotgun sequence and carries:
- the LOC112046798 gene encoding uncharacterized protein LOC112046798 codes for the protein MYKTSLQNSSGPNVFQVENDPYYNPYDSSYRIAFLYKRIFRLVNRVKEIIKTMRFNERWWLQDKRWRSNAEDVERALTLHHKAAKLHVDFIYQWRVLMLLDETFHLDHGLVITKPPPGSFIYWKPPPEP